From the Ursus arctos isolate Adak ecotype North America unplaced genomic scaffold, UrsArc2.0 scaffold_9, whole genome shotgun sequence genome, the window TCACCGAGAAGCCTCCAGAAGCTCCCAGAAGTCCCTCTCACGCCAGAAGCTCTTGTTGCAATCGCGGCAATAGTAAGGCGTGATGCAGGCACTCGCTGAAGACCGCGAGGCCTAGACAGAGACCGTGCCTCTCCGCTCCGTGGGCGCACTAACCGCTGGGCTGCGGGGCCTCGCCCGGCCTGTGGGCGGGGCACTCAGGGGCAAAACGCGGGTGCTTATGGGAGGCAGAGTGGAGTAACCGGTTGGGGAGGGTAGGAGGCAGCTTGTCACGCACACTCCTGGCCGCTCGGGGATCCCCGAAAGGATGAGCCCAGGAGCGAGCTCACTCTGCCAGAGGCTCCAAGCAAAGTGATGCCTCCGCTCGCGGAGCTACTGCGCATTCCCTTTGAACCTGACTTTCCAACACGAACCCATAAGTGCTATTCGCTTGTGCGGCGGATTCCGGGTCAGCTCCGGATCGGCCAGAAGCCAGGCGCCTGTCTTTCCCTGCCCGCCTCAAATCAAAAAGTAACAGTAATAGCAGCGCTCCGGGCGGGGTGCGGGGCGGCAGAGCCGCCTGCCAGTTCTCACGTCCGCGAATTGCCCCAAATTTGGACGTTTGACCTTTCCCTCATAGGTGGCATAGCCTCATATACACCCAACAGGTTTGAAAGAAGTTCATCATTAAACTTAACCTGGACTCCATACCGGACCACCCCTGCTTGCAAGGCCCTGGGAATCAAtcttcttttataaatgttttaatgatttGAGCAACCCAGTTTACGTTGAATAACTTCTATGTGtaactacagaaaaaaattaatttattacatGATGTAACCATTTACaatataacacattttttttgcAACTTGTTttggcatttcttcttttttaaaaaaatatatttatctggaGACTTGAAAACTGGTTGAGGCCGGGAGTCTCTACCCCTGTAAGGGACCCCTCGCTGAGCACACCGCAGGTCACTTGGCAACTCCTGAAGGGTGCAGGAGTTCAAGGAAGATTGCTTCAGATCAGCCTCCTAAGCATTGCCCAGAAGTTCTCCATCATCATGGCAACAGTAGTTGTAAGTCCATATCAGCTGTATAGTGCTTAATGGTTTTCAAAACACACCCACCCTTAGTAATCCAACCACCCCAAAGCCAAACTTGGAGATGCTAGTTCATCTATCCACACTGCCGGCCCCAAATACTAAAAGACCCTGAAAGGCCTCCCTATGGCCTGTGACTTCGGGCACAGTTTCCGCATCTGTAAAACGGAGGCCATGTCCACGCTGCTGAGGCGGCGTCAGGAAAACGCTGCGGAGCAGGATGCCGAAGCCCTTTTTCACACGTAACGTCCCAGACAACCGAACAACCCAGCGTAGGTATAGATACTCGTCGTCGTTGTTGCTGTTACGTCTTGTTTGGCTCCTCATCAGGGCTGCCCTGGGATTAGgcgcccctgctcctgctcccttcCAGCTCCGGGGCGCGGCTTTCCCTCGCGGCCAGGGCTGGTGCAGTAGCCACGCGCCACTAGCGTGTGTAACTACCCGCCGCCAGCGCTTTCCGACTTACAAAGCGCTTTCaagcatttgctgtttcctgcagTCCCCACGCAGCTCGGTGCGGTCCCCAGTTAAGTTTGTTAgtggggtgaggctggtggcccgcAAGTCAAGCCCTGCAGCGCCTGGGCTGCGGGGCCCCGGCGCGGGTCTGCCTCGCTTCCCTCCTCGTCCTTTGCGGACCAGGAGCTCCTCCGCCAGGATTCAGGTTTCGGGGAGATGTCTAAATTTCTCCGCCGCTCAGGctccggcggcggcggcagcttTCCCCCGAGGCAGGAGCCTTTTCCAACAGCCTAGTTGAATTCCGTGGGCTCGCGCGAGGCCGGATTCTACCTTCTCCTGGCAAACACCGATGAAACATGGATGGAGTGGCCGCCTAGCCACGACAGAGCTCCGGCCGCCGGCTGAGGAGTTAGAGTCACACAATCCCCGCCCGGGGGGATGTCTGCAGGCCTTGGAGGAGGTCTCGCTTCTGTGGGATGCTCTGTATGGTGCTTCCAGGCTTGCCAGTTTCCAGGTCTGCAAAAGTTCCCCTTCCCAGGAAGCCCCCAGACACCGCCCCTCTAGGGGCCCAGCCCCTCAGGGATCAGGGATCCGGACCAGGCTCTCAGAGGCAAGGGCACATCATGTTTGAGCCTTCCTCGGACCTTCTTGAAGGAAGTCAGAATCGCTGGCAACCCCTCCCCTTGGCTAGCGCGGAGGAATAGCGAGTGCACGGGGGATTCTCTATGGCCCAGAAGACAACTATTTCCTGAAATGGAACCCATTCCCAAACTCCCAGGGCTTGACCCAGCTCTCCGAGGTACTCCTTTGGGTCCGTGAGCCCTTCCACCCTAGTCATGTGGAGTTAGATGCAGCTTGGGAGAGTCAAGGCCAACAGGCCAAGGttttgagtctctctctctctctctctctctcacacacacacacacacactcgcgaCATTTGATAGCCGATCGATTTCAAATTTGCTGCCCAGAGCAAGATTCGTGGGCTGAGCCTGAATCCTTGGGACCGATTACAGTGCAGGCCACAGCATGTCCCCTTCCCAGCTATTCCTCCCTGCATGGTTTATCCATCTAAGTGTGCAGGTGGTACCCAACCATCCCCAAGGCCAGCTCTGAGATTCGCTAAGAGCCCAAAAGGACTGAGAAAGATGAATAGGTCCAAAGGCTGAGCTGGCAGCTACTCTGGGAAGTCAGGCCCCAAGGAAGCCGACAAGGAGCACTCTGCCCCAGGGGTGCCAAGAGGGGTAGAGGAAGGTCAGGAAGCAAGGCAGGCAAAGAGCCGGACTGActgtttctcatctttttttaaaaaagaggcaggggtgggagtggagaaggaagaggaaattcagAAAGTAGTACGGCAGATTTCCAACAGGAGCCGTGTCTATGGTTGGGTAAAGATACCCAGCTCAGGTCTCCAAATGCCGGGGGGGAAAATCTCCCGAAGCCGGGCTGGCCCTGCAGGCTGACTCCGACTCCACGAATTAGATCTCAAGGCGCTGATGCAGTGCCAGCCGCGGGGCAGCTCGGAGTGAAACTGCAACAATCTGGGGCAAACTGAATTCGTTTGAGTCATTTTTCCCAGGCGTCTGGAGCCAGCCCAGCATAACCGGCCCAGGCGGGGAGCGGAGAGGgggtgagaaagggaaggggcactGACCGGCCTACTCGAAAGAAAATTCCTAGTTCCCTCAACTCCAAACCCGCAAGGATGGAGGACAAACTTACCTCTTAGGCCACAGTCACAACCACATGCCGgttcagaaggggaaaaaaaaaaaaatcaagccccCTACCCCCAAACCACTCAGTAGTGGCGATCTCtgcagagaagaagggagggaattCTAGCATTATTGGAAATGTTCTAACTTTCTACAAGGAAAATGCATTCATGATTAATTAAGAagtttaaatggaattttttaaacatgctaaaaagaaacaaaatgcttgCAAGAACCATTTAGAAGGTGGTTGGACTTGGGGGCAAGGGTGTGCATACCCCGCAGGCCTTTGCCTTTCCCTGCGCGCTGTGCTGTTTCCACAAGCAGGGATCGTTCTCTAAAAGCGCTCTGTTTTGACTCTCCGCCCCGCCGAGCTGAGGGGCCGCAGACCCCTGGCCACGGACTTTGGGATACAAAGGCCCAGGGGTCCTGAAGCTGGAAAGAGTTTTCAGGCCAGGGAGAAAGGCCGGTAGTCCTTTCTGGTCGGGATAAAATTGAAAGTAGCTGGGGCTTGGGTTTGGCATCTCCGGCTCCGGCCAGCGGACCCAAGGCCTCGAAGCCTGCGATGTGGCGTTAACTCTTCCTTGCTCCTCCCGGACCCAGCGGGAGGAGACTGAAGCTGTAAGCATTTTGCTCTGGCCAATCCGTGACAGGCTGGGGAGTGTGCAGTGGGGGTGGGTtgtgttcatctgtaaaatgtaaataataaataacccTGCCCTACTCATCCTCTACTTTCCCCTTAGGCTTCCGTGTGGATCAAATGAGGCCATGTCACAGACAGTAAGTAGAATCGCTCTGGAATAGCGTAGAGGGCCGTTTGCACCCTGCCGGGGTCAAAGCTCAGTTGACCCTCCCCCAGAGACCTCTTATTATAGGCTTACTTATTATAGCCTTCAGAATTTCAGCGAGTTTTTGCTAGCTTATTCTCCAAACGAAATGAAGACCGGGTCACTTACAGAAATGCTGGGAAAATCAAAAGCAGAGAGGACTTGGACAGGTGGAGGAGTCAGCAGGTTAGGTAGGGGTTGAAATTGGCTGTGGGTTCAGCTATGGATGCTTTCCAGACTCTGCGACCAAtcccacaaggaaaaaaaaaaggaaagaaagaaagggaatccTGGGCATTTGCTCCTGATTCAGTGGGATTCAGCTGTGACTTTTGCCAAGTCCCCTACATCGCAATTCCCTGAGCTGCGCAGGTTTAAACACTTTCTGCTGCGTGGGCAGTAGGGCTGGTCCCTAGCGGGAGGAGGGATCCTTGGTCCAGGACTGAAGAGTGGTTGGGAAAATAAGCCCCAGACATTTTTACGGCACTGGATTCCCCAAAGCCAGACGGAGAGAGGCTCAGAGAAAACACGGCGTCCAGAAGGGCATGTTAAACTAAAAGTttataaattaaaggaaaaagaaagataaagcgAACAGAGCTTCCAAACTTcacaaatctttttaaagttaatattctAGTTGAGTGCACAGTGCCCTTAAGGAGGCAAAAAGCTAGGAGGTTGACAGGACCATCTGCCGCAGGGGTAGGGTCAGGGATGGGAGAATCCTGGGTCAGAACGCAGGAGTCGCGGAGGATGGTCGGTAGAGACAGAGGGCCCGGCGTCGGAACTGGGGGGACGCCAGGGAAAGGCTGGTCAGGGATATTCACATTGAATACAAAAATAACCGTTATTTGAATACAAACAACCGAAAAGTGCTACAAGTTTtaacctcctttaaaaaaataaaaagaaataaaagaatgtttcTTCCAAGGGCTGCTGGGTTTGCTCTTTCCCCGTTCTGGGTTCCCAGTTGGTGGCGGCCCTGGACTTCGGAAAGATTCAggggcctctgccctgccctgtgcTCAGAGGCTCCCTTCTTTACATTCAGCACCCAACAGGGCGTCCCCACCCGAGCTCTGACacggggaggggtgggagcagagggccCGAAAAGCAAACCTTTCACGGTTCAAATCAACCCCCATCGCTCGGGGCTCCTTGGGGCTGTCAAGGTTCCACACCCCTTTGTTACAAATGcaatttccaaaaaaatagaTATGTAGATAAACATAGATTGGTAGCATGGATACCATGAACTATTGTGGCCTAGTGCACGAAGCTCCCAGCCAGCCTGAAATTCTGGTTATTCAGGCTATGTGGACCCAGGAGTTCTCTCCGCTCCTGGGAAACGCCGTCTCCTGGCAGATACAATCCAAATCCAACTTTGTTGTGATAATAAATAATGTCCAAGAGCTTCCAGGCAAGCAACGGGGGAGCAAGGCCCCTAGGCCGTAGGGTGCCTCGGTTCAAATAAGAAAAAGGCGCCCCCTCTGGACAGACTCAGTCCCGCTGCCAGGGCGCACTCCTGGAGTTTGAGCCTGGGCTGGATTTCATCCTCCACTTGCCCCCTCGGCGGGGCGCCCTCGTACAGAGCACAACCTGCACAGCCTTCCGCGGCCGTCCGAAGCTGGGGCGCGGGGATCGTTTGCTGCCTCGCCCCAGGTCGGCTCACTGGGTACCCGCGGCGGCTGCACACGTGGAGAGCGCCCAGCCGGGAAGGCAGTAGTAAGGGTAGTAGTAGGAGGGCTGCAGTGGCAGCAGCGAGGGCGGCCGCAGCACCTCGCCAGGCAAGTACTGTCTCTGGTCGTCGCGCACCAGCACTTTGACCGCCACCTTCTTCGCGGCGGGCGCTGAAGCCAGCAGGTCGGCGGCCATCTGCCGGCGTTTGGTCTTGTAGCGACGGTTCTGGAACCAGATCTTCACTTGCGTCTCGGTGAGCTTCAGCGACGCGGCCAGGTCGGCGCGTTCCGGCCCGGACAGGTAGCGCTGGTGGTTGAAGCGGCGCTCCAGCTCGAAGACCTGCGCGTGGGAGAAGGCGGCCCGCGAGCGTTTCTTGCGCGGCTTGGGCGCGgcgggctcctcctcctcctccgcgcCGCCCGCGGGtccaccgccgccgccgcttcGACTGCACAGAGCCGGCACGCGTGCGCTTCCGGGGCCAACAGAGTCGTCTTCGGCCCTTGGACTGCGGTCGCCTGCGGACCCCAGAGGGAACAGAAACAACAGGCTGTCAGCGCCGCGGAGAAGCAAGGTCTGGCCTCaactgctggggtgggggtggggttcgGAAATACATTTTGATCCCAGCCGAGCGCTTGGGGAGGGTCTGTAAGCTACGGGTCCTGAAGGCCAGTTTCAGAACCCTGTTCCTCTAGCTTCTTGCATCTAGGCCTGTCCCGCGCAGGGAGGGGACTCAGCCGCTGTATCAGTGCTGCGTGGGTCAGATCCAGCTCCAGGCCCTCACTGGGCCCCAGGCTCCCCTCGGTAACCTGGCAGCACCGGGCCTGAGCATACTTCCAACCTTCTCAGTTCTCAGCGCTGAGCCCTGGGGTTCTAGATTGCTCCCTCCCTGGGTTTACTCGCCTCCGGCACACTCACGCTCATACACACTCACAGTCGCAGCACACACGTGTCGACTGCACATAAGGGGAAAATGGGGGACCGAATCTTCGGACAGAAGTATGCGGAGTCTtaacccaccccctccccgcccccaaccacCCCGAATTGTGTAAGGTCTGTGGCAATAGGCTGCTCCAAAGCCTtgctgggcttctctctctctctctctctctctctcgctcgctctctctctctctctctccaaggaAATGACAGCAGGCTAGGGATCGAGGGTAAAGAGAGAGAGGTGCCCCTGTTTTGAGTCCTTGCACCCTAATCTGACGCCACCTCTCAGCCTCTTCCTGGATCTCCCCACAGCACCCTAGCAGAGAGGTGCAGAGCTCTGGCCTCTGGCGAATACTATTTACTTGGCGCCAGCGTGAGGCCTACAGCAGCGACCAGCCGACAGGGGGTGTGGGGGTCTTTCCCTCCCAATGACCCGCCAGCTCTGGCAGAGGACGTTCCTCTCCCTGCTACTTGGCGGTGACACACATCAAGcccctctgccttcagctgggtTTTGGGTCCTCAGCCCATCCCAGCCCCCCTGACCCTGGGGTCTCGGAAAGCTAAATAAGCCCTCCCCCCAAAGCCCAGGCTGGGCAGATGCGCGCCTAGGTTCCACTTAGAGGTACCCCTCACTACCTGACCTCCAGCGGAGGGCCGGGCCTTGGGACCTGGAGCTGGGAGCGTTTCTGCTCTatgggccaggggccagggca encodes:
- the NKX3-2 gene encoding homeobox protein Nkx-3.2; the encoded protein is MAVRGANTLTPFSIQAILNKKEERGGLPAPEGRPVPGGTAVAVAEAPAVCCWRLFGETDAGALGGAEDSLLASPAGTRTAAGRTAESLVGWDSDSALSEENEGGRRCADAPGASGAGRAGGTLGLGQPVCELPAAKDLEEEAAGRSDSEMSASVSGDRSPRAEDDSVGPGSARVPALCSRSGGGGGPAGGAEEEEEPAAPKPRKKRSRAAFSHAQVFELERRFNHQRYLSGPERADLAASLKLTETQVKIWFQNRRYKTKRRQMAADLLASAPAAKKVAVKVLVRDDQRQYLPGEVLRPPSLLPLQPSYYYPYYCLPGWALSTCAAAAGTQ